A single genomic interval of Acidovorax sp. 1608163 harbors:
- a CDS encoding EAL domain-containing protein, translating to MHYQPQVNLANGQIVAVEALLRWQHPERGLQGPEQILPLIDDADLAAELGEWVLTDALAQLRLWHAQGLDWTVGVNVATQHLLRSNFAARLQDLLALFAPLPAHLLQLEVQESAGLHEPQALQALMQHCHQTLGVRWAVDDFGIGKATLAWVAQVPADTLKIDRSIAGAVLHSTEDAAVVSTAVAMAQALGHTLVAEGAESPAHCTRLRELGCQVVQGYAIAHPMPGGEVADWARSYRRSVASTLVLP from the coding sequence CTGCACTACCAGCCCCAGGTCAACCTGGCCAATGGCCAGATCGTGGCGGTGGAGGCCTTGCTGCGCTGGCAACACCCTGAGCGCGGCCTGCAAGGGCCAGAGCAGATTCTTCCGCTGATCGACGACGCCGACCTGGCGGCCGAACTGGGCGAATGGGTGCTGACCGATGCCCTGGCCCAGCTGCGGCTGTGGCACGCGCAAGGGCTGGACTGGACCGTGGGGGTGAACGTGGCCACGCAGCACCTGCTGCGCAGCAACTTTGCCGCGCGGCTGCAAGACCTGCTGGCCCTGTTTGCCCCACTGCCAGCCCACCTGCTGCAGCTGGAGGTGCAAGAGAGCGCAGGGCTGCACGAGCCGCAGGCCCTGCAAGCCCTGATGCAGCACTGCCACCAGACGCTGGGAGTGCGCTGGGCTGTTGACGACTTTGGCATTGGCAAAGCCACCCTGGCCTGGGTGGCCCAGGTGCCCGCAGACACGCTGAAGATTGACCGGTCGATTGCCGGCGCGGTGCTGCACAGCACCGAGGATGCCGCGGTGGTGAGCACCGCTGTGGCCATGGCCCAGGCCCTGGGCCACACCCTGGTGGCCGAAGGGGCAGAATCCCCCGCCCACTGCACCCGGCTGCGCGAGCTGGGCTGCCAGGTGGTGCAAGGCTACGCCATCGCCCACCCCATGCCCGGTGGCGAGGTGGCCGACTGGGCGCGCAGCTACCGGCGCAGCGTGGCCTCAACGCTGGTGCTGCCCTGA
- a CDS encoding Cache 3/Cache 2 fusion domain-containing protein translates to MPTSAQRSVAFKLSLAALVSLLLVLFSTMTLVSLFIWQDFGGVSRNDARQYATQMRTLVQSFDETAQDQAKRDFVLFKSRFTGDFSVEEQPGADGKKEAVLSFQGAPLNGNFEGVDRFTKDSAGAIATIFARTGDDFMRVTTSLKKQDGERAYKTLLDRNHPAYPLMQEGKTYIGRASLFGKEYMTVYEPIREGNRTIGILFIGTDMGVILGKLAQVMGSQKLFESGAVYAVNVSSGPARGRTSGLADAPVVDEKTEDGKAWLARLTEKDQTSDFETLWSPRLGAGKQQRQFVAAERYKPWNWVIVAEAPLSEMMEDARAVLIWLWVGVLAALAILTVVLVYATRRLVGQPVQQLSTALVHLSQGDLTHAVDIRSNDEIGALGQAMEGFRQRLVQSLGTVRRSAESVSSASSEIAQGNHDLSARTETQASSLEETAASMEELGSTIRHNADNASQASRLAASASQVATQGGQVVAQVVSTMHNINGSSQKIADIIGVIDGIAFQTNILALNAAVEAARAGEQGRGFAVVASEVRNLAQRTAAEAKAIKELIGASSAMVQEGSVLADKAGTTMGEVVSSIQRVADIVSEISAATGEQSAGVGQVGQAVTQLDQATQQNAALVEEMAAAASSLRTQAEQMVEAVAQFKLGQEPGQYRQLGR, encoded by the coding sequence ATGCCCACTTCCGCCCAGCGTTCCGTCGCTTTCAAGCTCTCATTGGCTGCTCTGGTGAGCTTATTGCTGGTCTTGTTCAGCACCATGACCTTGGTGAGTCTGTTCATCTGGCAGGACTTTGGCGGCGTGTCGCGCAACGATGCGCGCCAGTACGCGACCCAGATGCGCACGCTGGTGCAGAGCTTTGATGAAACGGCCCAGGACCAGGCCAAGCGCGACTTCGTGTTGTTCAAGTCCCGCTTCACGGGCGACTTCAGCGTGGAGGAGCAGCCCGGCGCGGATGGCAAGAAGGAGGCGGTTCTGAGCTTTCAAGGTGCGCCGCTGAACGGCAACTTTGAGGGAGTGGACCGCTTTACCAAAGACAGCGCGGGCGCCATTGCCACCATTTTTGCCCGCACGGGGGACGACTTCATGCGCGTGACCACGTCCCTCAAAAAGCAGGATGGCGAGCGCGCCTACAAAACCCTGTTGGATCGCAACCACCCCGCTTACCCCCTCATGCAAGAGGGCAAAACCTACATTGGCCGCGCCAGCCTGTTTGGCAAGGAATACATGACGGTGTACGAGCCCATCCGTGAGGGCAACCGCACGATTGGCATTCTGTTCATCGGCACGGACATGGGGGTCATCCTGGGCAAGCTGGCGCAGGTCATGGGCTCGCAAAAGCTGTTTGAAAGCGGCGCGGTGTACGCGGTGAACGTGTCCTCGGGCCCCGCGCGTGGCCGCACATCGGGCTTGGCCGATGCCCCGGTGGTGGATGAAAAGACCGAAGATGGCAAAGCCTGGCTGGCCCGTTTGACCGAGAAAGACCAGACCAGCGATTTCGAGACGCTGTGGTCGCCCCGCCTGGGTGCGGGCAAGCAGCAGCGCCAGTTTGTGGCCGCAGAGCGCTACAAGCCCTGGAACTGGGTCATCGTGGCCGAAGCCCCCTTGTCCGAGATGATGGAAGATGCCCGTGCGGTGCTGATCTGGCTGTGGGTGGGCGTTTTGGCGGCACTGGCCATCCTGACGGTGGTGCTGGTCTATGCCACGCGCCGGCTGGTGGGTCAGCCGGTGCAGCAGCTCAGCACAGCGCTGGTGCACTTGTCGCAAGGCGATTTGACGCACGCCGTGGACATCCGATCGAACGACGAGATTGGCGCGCTGGGCCAGGCCATGGAAGGCTTTCGCCAGCGCCTGGTGCAAAGCCTGGGCACGGTGCGCCGCAGCGCCGAAAGCGTGTCGTCCGCCAGCAGCGAGATCGCGCAGGGCAACCACGACCTGTCGGCACGCACCGAGACGCAGGCCAGCTCGCTGGAAGAAACCGCCGCCAGCATGGAAGAGCTGGGCTCCACCATCCGCCACAACGCAGACAACGCCTCGCAAGCCAGCCGCCTGGCGGCCAGCGCCAGCCAGGTGGCCACACAGGGCGGGCAGGTGGTGGCGCAGGTGGTCAGCACCATGCACAACATCAATGGCAGCAGCCAGAAGATTGCCGACATCATTGGCGTGATTGACGGCATTGCCTTCCAGACCAATATCCTGGCGCTGAACGCCGCCGTGGAAGCCGCCCGTGCAGGCGAGCAAGGCCGGGGCTTTGCCGTGGTGGCCAGCGAGGTGCGCAACCTGGCGCAGCGCACAGCGGCCGAGGCCAAGGCCATCAAGGAGCTGATCGGCGCCAGTAGCGCCATGGTGCAAGAAGGCTCGGTGCTGGCCGACAAGGCGGGCACCACCATGGGCGAGGTGGTCAGCTCCATCCAGCGGGTGGCGGACATCGTCTCTGAAATCAGCGCGGCCACGGGCGAGCAAAGCGCCGGGGTGGGGCAGGTGGGCCAGGCGGTGACGCAGCTCGATCAGGCCACCCAGCAAAACGCGGCGCTGGTCGAAGAAATGGCCGCCGCCGCCAGCAGCCTGCGCACCCAGGCCGAGCAGATGGTCGAGGCCGTGGCCCAGTTCAAGCTGGGGCAGGAGCCTGGGCAGTATCGGCAACTGGGGCGCTGA
- a CDS encoding patatin-like phospholipase family protein — MKALSIHAGPRALEHLTQQGLQPRDVGVVPAAAGGPKGLILGPLDRFIFGHWLAQSQQPVHLVGASIGAWRMATACLNDPVAALLQLEDAYVHQHYQVPPGKKRPPAAHVSERFGQSLQAFYAGRVDEVLQHPRYRLHLIAARGRHLLRREHPVATPLGYLGAFMSNAVHRKALGAWLERVVFSSPPGGAPGGDAMSALPFGTADFRTRQVRLTHANFMDALQASCSIPFVLQAVHHIAGAPPGAYWDGGLTDYHMHLAYNTHQGSGSNAIEKIAASAYSESASGQFHSKKGVAASDQGAGLVLYPHFQHQVVPGWLDKGLRWRHRSTAALDTMVVLSPHPEWVKTLPNAKLPDRQDFMHYGHDTAARAKAWLTATAAAQQLADELAQWLERPDLGAVQPL; from the coding sequence ATGAAAGCATTGAGCATCCACGCCGGGCCGCGCGCCCTGGAGCACCTGACCCAGCAGGGCCTGCAGCCACGCGACGTGGGCGTGGTGCCTGCCGCAGCGGGTGGCCCCAAGGGGCTGATTCTGGGACCGCTGGACCGTTTTATCTTTGGCCATTGGCTGGCCCAGTCGCAGCAGCCGGTGCATCTGGTGGGTGCCTCGATTGGCGCGTGGCGCATGGCCACGGCCTGCCTGAACGACCCCGTGGCCGCCTTGCTGCAATTGGAGGACGCCTATGTGCACCAGCACTACCAAGTGCCCCCTGGCAAAAAGCGCCCACCGGCAGCACATGTCAGCGAGCGCTTTGGCCAGAGCCTGCAAGCCTTTTACGCCGGGCGTGTGGACGAGGTGCTGCAGCACCCCCGCTACCGCCTGCACCTGATCGCCGCGCGCGGGCGCCACCTGCTGCGGCGCGAGCACCCGGTGGCCACGCCGCTGGGCTATCTGGGTGCCTTCATGAGCAATGCTGTGCACCGCAAGGCCCTGGGCGCCTGGCTGGAACGGGTGGTGTTCTCGTCCCCGCCAGGTGGGGCGCCTGGCGGGGACGCCATGTCAGCGCTGCCTTTTGGCACGGCAGACTTTCGCACCCGGCAGGTGCGGCTGACGCATGCCAACTTCATGGATGCCTTGCAGGCCAGCTGCTCCATTCCGTTTGTGCTGCAGGCGGTGCACCACATCGCGGGCGCCCCGCCCGGGGCTTACTGGGATGGCGGCTTGACCGATTACCACATGCACCTGGCCTACAACACGCACCAAGGCAGTGGTTCGAATGCTATTGAAAAGATAGCTGCTAGCGCTTATTCAGAAAGCGCTAGCGGCCAATTCCATTCAAAGAAGGGTGTGGCGGCGTCAGATCAAGGGGCGGGCCTGGTGCTGTACCCGCACTTTCAGCACCAGGTGGTGCCGGGCTGGCTGGACAAGGGCCTGCGCTGGCGCCACCGCAGCACCGCCGCCCTGGACACCATGGTGGTGCTGTCGCCCCACCCAGAGTGGGTGAAGACCTTGCCCAACGCCAAGCTGCCGGACCGCCAGGACTTTATGCACTACGGCCACGATACGGCGGCCCGCGCCAAAGCCTGGTTGACCGCCACGGCGGCTGCGCAACAACTGGCCGATGAGCTGGCCCAATGGCTGGAACGGCCTGATCTGGGGGCAGTGCAGCCGTTGTGA
- a CDS encoding GGDEF domain-containing protein — MPLSEETPKTPWQARSVYLRVFVPLLLVILAVSAVRYHYMVESEVTAAHERAQAEATRIGSALLTALKRLPPDQPEQAQRALQDSTVYFASSLYTVQWQVQGRTGVSAQKPPGTPDAPAWFAKWVQVQPPTLELSETLPDGTVARLKIALQSHVLVDQIWDNLQVQTGISLFNVVFVLTLLAWLVHQHVGLMRRLLHAHRQLQRGHFTARMQERGSPSERAVAHSFNATALQLQTQVQGQKDSLQRHAQQLELAQLLIEAAPMPVTVRRSDGVCLDVREEWQRLFQSPLPMATDEAQPAALPQPPLALQAQTPPTPDAQPTPAKPPAAPIPGTIGTLVTASDRQRTRQALSQAQQAHAAAPHLPGGDGIITTDLHGTIETINETAQFLTGCKVHQAMGRPLEEVFRLADALHPPLNAEAQETEITALADSPPRAHPILIHRSGERYAIEYTASTIRKSNGVAVGCVLVFHDVSESRHFRHQVSWQSHHDALTGLHNRAALAESLTHALFTAQQQGTLLAVCMIDLDHFQRLNQQHGSATGDRALREVALRLRAFAGPHDAVARMAGDEFVLLLGHQPHLQAIEARTAQLLEQLGQPYAIDALQLHITASMGVAVYPQLQACPTTLLRQADQAMCQAKQAGRKQVRFFDAQSDAALQTPTRSKPASPKRCAPEKCACTTSPRSTWPMARSWRWRPCCAGNTLSAACKGQSRFFR, encoded by the coding sequence ATGCCCCTCTCCGAAGAAACGCCCAAGACGCCGTGGCAAGCCCGCAGCGTCTACCTGCGCGTTTTTGTCCCGCTGCTTTTGGTGATCCTGGCGGTCAGCGCAGTGCGCTACCACTACATGGTCGAGTCCGAGGTGACCGCTGCCCACGAACGCGCCCAGGCAGAGGCCACGCGCATCGGCAGCGCCTTGCTAACGGCCCTCAAGCGCCTGCCGCCAGACCAGCCCGAACAAGCACAGCGCGCGCTGCAAGACAGCACGGTGTACTTTGCTTCCTCGCTGTACACCGTGCAATGGCAAGTGCAGGGCCGCACGGGTGTCTCGGCCCAAAAGCCCCCAGGCACGCCTGACGCGCCCGCCTGGTTTGCCAAATGGGTCCAAGTGCAGCCCCCCACCCTGGAGCTGAGCGAAACCCTGCCCGACGGCACGGTGGCCCGCCTGAAGATTGCGCTGCAAAGCCATGTGCTGGTGGACCAGATCTGGGACAACCTGCAGGTGCAGACCGGCATATCGCTGTTCAACGTGGTGTTTGTGCTGACCCTGCTGGCCTGGCTGGTGCACCAGCATGTGGGCCTGATGCGGCGGCTGCTGCACGCACACCGCCAATTGCAACGCGGCCACTTCACAGCCAGGATGCAGGAGCGGGGATCGCCCTCAGAGCGCGCCGTGGCGCACAGCTTCAACGCCACGGCGCTGCAATTGCAGACCCAGGTGCAGGGCCAGAAAGACAGTCTGCAACGGCACGCACAGCAACTGGAGCTGGCACAGTTGCTGATTGAAGCCGCCCCCATGCCCGTGACCGTGCGCCGCAGCGACGGCGTGTGCCTGGACGTGCGCGAAGAATGGCAGCGCCTGTTTCAAAGCCCCCTGCCCATGGCCACAGATGAAGCTCAGCCCGCGGCCCTTCCACAACCCCCTCTCGCACTGCAAGCGCAGACCCCACCAACACCCGACGCACAGCCCACACCCGCCAAGCCACCCGCAGCCCCTATCCCCGGAACCATAGGCACCCTGGTCACGGCCAGCGACCGGCAGCGCACCCGGCAGGCGCTGAGCCAGGCGCAGCAGGCCCATGCCGCTGCGCCCCATTTGCCAGGGGGCGATGGCATCATCACCACCGACCTGCACGGCACCATCGAAACCATCAATGAGACGGCCCAGTTCCTCACTGGCTGCAAGGTCCACCAGGCCATGGGGCGCCCCCTGGAAGAGGTCTTTAGGCTGGCCGATGCACTGCACCCGCCGCTGAATGCAGAGGCGCAAGAGACAGAAATCACCGCCCTTGCAGACAGCCCACCGCGCGCACACCCGATCCTGATCCACCGCTCGGGCGAGCGCTACGCCATTGAATACACCGCCTCCACCATCCGCAAAAGCAACGGCGTGGCCGTGGGCTGCGTGCTGGTGTTCCACGATGTGTCCGAGAGCCGGCACTTTCGCCACCAGGTGTCCTGGCAGTCGCACCACGATGCACTGACCGGCCTGCACAACCGGGCCGCATTGGCCGAGAGCCTCACGCATGCCCTCTTCACCGCGCAACAGCAAGGCACCCTGCTGGCCGTGTGCATGATCGACCTGGACCACTTCCAGCGCCTGAACCAGCAGCACGGCAGCGCCACCGGCGACCGCGCCCTGCGCGAAGTGGCCTTGCGCCTGCGCGCCTTTGCCGGCCCGCACGACGCCGTGGCCCGCATGGCCGGAGACGAATTTGTGCTGCTGCTGGGCCACCAGCCCCACCTGCAAGCCATCGAGGCGCGCACCGCCCAACTGCTGGAGCAACTGGGGCAACCCTATGCCATCGATGCGCTGCAACTGCACATCACCGCCAGCATGGGCGTGGCCGTGTACCCGCAGCTGCAGGCCTGCCCCACCACACTGCTGCGCCAGGCCGACCAGGCCATGTGCCAGGCCAAGCAGGCAGGCCGCAAGCAAGTGCGCTTTTTTGACGCACAAAGCGATGCCGCGCTGCAAACCCCCACACGCAGCAAACCCGCATCGCCCAAGCGCTGCGCACCGGAGAAATGCGCCTGCACTACCAGCCCCAGGTCAACCTGGCCAATGGCCAGATCGTGGCGGTGGAGGCCTTGCTGCGCTGGCAACACCCTGAGCGCGGCCTGCAAGGGCCAGAGCAGATTCTTCCGCTGA
- a CDS encoding Tex family protein: MQQIIRQLAAEIKVGEQQVRAAVELLDGGATVPFIARYRKEVTGGLDDIQLRELEARLSYLRELDDRRAAVLKSIDEQGKLTDALRAAIAAAPTKQELEDIYLPFKQKRRTKGQMAREFGIEPLADKLFADPTLDPAVEAAAFTKPPEVLDDGKTGADFSTVPAVLDGVRDILSERWAEDAVLVQSLREWLWAEGLLRSKKVEGKNENDPEVSKFRDYFEYDEPIGRVPSHRALAVFRGRGLEILEAKLVLPVEPEPGKPSMAEGKIALHLGWSHAGRKADDLIRKCVAWTWRVKLSLSTERDLFARLRDDAEKVAIKVFADNLRDLLLAAPAGPRVVMGLDPGIRTGVKVAVVDATGKLVETATVYPHEPRRDWDGSLHTLAKLAEKHGVNLIAIGNGTASRETDKLAADLIKLAAKAERAIEKVVVSEAGASVYSASEYASQEMPDVDVSLRGAASIARRLQDPLAELVKIDPKSIGVGQYQHDVNQSELARTLGTVVEDCVNSVGVDLNTASVPLLSRVSGLSGSVAKAVVRWREANGAFKSRKQLMDVAGLGAKTFEQSAGFLRIRGGENPLDMTGVHPETYPVVEQIMEKTGKPVAEIMGRSDMLKTLKPELFANEKFGVITVKDILAELEKPGRDPRPDFKVARFNDGVEDIKDLKEGMILEGTVSNVAQFGAFIDLGVHQDGLVHVSQLAHKFVNDAREVVKTGDIVKVKVMEVDVERKRIGLSMKLDAAPRQQGDRGAPQGNRFEGAGRGYAQPQRRAPEPAQQSAMASAFAKLQQAKGR, encoded by the coding sequence ATGCAGCAGATCATTCGGCAACTGGCCGCAGAAATCAAAGTAGGGGAGCAGCAGGTACGCGCCGCCGTCGAGCTGCTGGACGGCGGGGCCACGGTGCCCTTCATCGCGCGCTACCGCAAGGAAGTCACCGGTGGGCTGGACGATATCCAGCTGCGCGAGCTGGAAGCCCGCCTGTCTTACCTGCGCGAGCTGGACGACCGCCGCGCTGCGGTGCTCAAGAGCATTGACGAACAAGGCAAGCTGACCGACGCGTTGCGCGCAGCCATTGCCGCAGCGCCCACTAAGCAAGAGCTGGAGGACATCTACCTGCCCTTCAAGCAAAAGCGCCGCACCAAGGGCCAGATGGCCCGCGAATTTGGCATTGAGCCCCTGGCCGACAAGCTGTTTGCCGACCCCACCCTCGACCCCGCTGTGGAGGCTGCTGCCTTCACCAAGCCGCCTGAAGTGCTGGACGACGGCAAGACGGGCGCCGATTTTTCGACCGTGCCTGCCGTGCTTGATGGTGTGCGCGATATCTTGAGCGAGCGCTGGGCCGAGGATGCCGTGCTGGTGCAAAGCCTGCGCGAATGGCTGTGGGCCGAGGGCCTGCTGCGCAGCAAAAAGGTCGAAGGCAAGAACGAGAACGACCCCGAGGTCTCCAAGTTCCGCGACTACTTTGAATACGACGAGCCCATTGGCCGCGTGCCATCGCACCGTGCGCTGGCCGTGTTCCGGGGCCGTGGGCTGGAGATTCTGGAAGCCAAGCTGGTGTTGCCAGTCGAACCAGAGCCGGGCAAGCCCAGCATGGCCGAAGGCAAGATCGCCCTGCACTTGGGCTGGAGCCATGCGGGTCGCAAGGCGGATGACCTGATTCGCAAATGTGTGGCCTGGACTTGGCGCGTGAAGCTGAGCCTTTCGACCGAGCGCGACCTGTTCGCCCGCCTGCGCGACGACGCCGAGAAGGTGGCCATCAAGGTGTTTGCCGACAACCTGCGCGACCTGCTGCTGGCCGCGCCTGCGGGCCCGCGCGTGGTGATGGGGCTGGACCCGGGCATCCGCACCGGCGTGAAGGTGGCTGTGGTGGACGCCACCGGCAAGTTGGTGGAAACCGCCACGGTGTACCCGCACGAGCCGCGCCGCGATTGGGACGGCTCGCTGCATACCCTGGCCAAGCTGGCCGAGAAGCACGGCGTGAACCTGATTGCCATCGGCAACGGGACGGCCAGCCGCGAGACCGACAAGCTGGCGGCCGACCTCATCAAACTGGCCGCCAAGGCCGAGCGCGCCATCGAGAAGGTGGTGGTGAGCGAAGCCGGTGCGTCCGTCTATTCCGCCAGCGAATACGCCTCGCAAGAGATGCCCGATGTGGACGTGAGCCTGCGGGGTGCCGCCTCCATCGCCCGCCGCTTGCAAGACCCGCTGGCCGAGCTGGTGAAGATCGACCCCAAGAGCATCGGCGTGGGCCAGTACCAGCACGATGTGAACCAGAGCGAGCTGGCACGCACCCTGGGTACGGTGGTGGAAGACTGCGTGAACTCGGTCGGCGTGGACCTGAACACGGCCAGCGTGCCTCTGCTCTCCCGCGTGTCCGGGCTGTCGGGCAGCGTGGCCAAGGCCGTGGTGCGCTGGCGCGAGGCCAATGGCGCGTTCAAGAGCCGCAAGCAGCTCATGGACGTGGCGGGCCTGGGCGCCAAGACCTTTGAGCAGAGCGCGGGTTTCTTGCGCATTCGCGGTGGCGAAAACCCGCTGGACATGACCGGCGTGCACCCCGAAACCTACCCGGTGGTCGAGCAGATCATGGAAAAGACGGGCAAGCCGGTGGCCGAGATCATGGGCCGCTCTGACATGCTCAAGACCCTCAAGCCCGAGCTGTTCGCCAACGAGAAGTTTGGTGTCATCACCGTCAAGGACATCCTGGCCGAGCTGGAAAAGCCCGGCCGCGACCCGCGCCCCGACTTCAAGGTGGCGCGCTTCAACGACGGCGTGGAAGACATCAAGGACCTCAAGGAGGGCATGATCCTCGAAGGCACGGTGAGCAATGTGGCCCAGTTTGGCGCCTTCATCGACCTGGGCGTGCACCAGGACGGCCTGGTGCATGTGAGCCAGCTGGCGCACAAGTTCGTAAACGACGCCCGCGAAGTGGTCAAGACCGGTGACATCGTCAAGGTCAAGGTCATGGAAGTGGATGTGGAGCGCAAGCGCATAGGCCTGTCGATGAAGCTGGACGCCGCACCGCGCCAGCAGGGTGACCGGGGTGCACCGCAGGGCAACCGCTTTGAGGGGGCAGGGCGCGGCTACGCGCAGCCGCAGCGCCGCGCGCCCGAGCCTGCGCAACAGTCGGCCATGGCGTCGGCGTTTGCCAAATTGCAACAGGCTAAGGGGCGTTAA
- a CDS encoding HDOD domain-containing protein has protein sequence MELNALLAQPVALPSLPRTVALLMNELAHPQPSLRRINLLFGSDPALAARLLELANSPALQMPRQVAGISEALALLGNAQVRALVAASTLGTAARSVPGINLQQFWRYSLHTAKLARSLAGVVFQHPTAAYTAGLLHGLGELVIHLASPDRAQSINTLVSPLDMRRGKVEQRIFGFCYSQVSAALARRWLLPQVVVDALQYQSAPFENTAYEPLAGVIHLAAWRVRAREAQYSERELAVSFPGEVGLVLGLDIDMVLQQDPIDWTVRPDAADYMV, from the coding sequence ATGGAGCTCAATGCCCTGCTAGCCCAACCCGTGGCGTTGCCGAGCCTGCCGCGCACGGTGGCGCTGCTGATGAACGAGTTGGCGCACCCCCAACCCAGCCTGCGCCGGATCAATCTGCTGTTTGGCTCTGATCCGGCCCTGGCTGCGCGCTTGCTGGAGCTGGCCAATTCGCCCGCGCTGCAAATGCCCCGCCAAGTGGCGGGTATCTCTGAAGCCCTGGCGCTGCTGGGCAACGCCCAGGTGCGTGCACTGGTGGCTGCGTCGACCTTGGGGACGGCGGCCCGTTCGGTGCCGGGCATCAATTTGCAGCAGTTTTGGCGCTACAGCCTGCACACCGCCAAGCTGGCCCGGTCGCTGGCGGGGGTGGTGTTTCAGCACCCCACGGCGGCCTACACCGCGGGCTTGCTGCATGGGCTGGGCGAGCTGGTGATCCATCTGGCCAGCCCCGACCGCGCGCAGTCCATCAACACCCTGGTGTCGCCGCTGGACATGCGCCGTGGCAAGGTGGAGCAGCGGATCTTCGGGTTTTGCTACAGCCAGGTATCGGCCGCTCTGGCCCGCCGCTGGTTGCTGCCGCAGGTCGTGGTCGATGCCCTGCAGTACCAGTCCGCCCCCTTTGAAAACACGGCCTACGAGCCGCTGGCAGGTGTGATCCACCTGGCCGCCTGGCGCGTGCGTGCCCGCGAGGCGCAGTACTCCGAGCGCGAGCTGGCAGTGTCCTTCCCCGGCGAGGTGGGGCTGGTGCTGGGGCTGGACATCGACATGGTGCTGCAGCAAGACCCTATTGACTGGACGGTGCGCCCGGACGCTGCGGACTACATGGTTTAG
- a CDS encoding DUF72 domain-containing protein: MQEDLFGTPAVPTPPNRQATDGQPGKAAPLSAPPATPRSKGLGVRPVTVDEALHTLADALPQRLRLGTSSWTYPAWAGLVWDAEHAETQLSKQGLAAYAAHPLLRAVSLDRNFYRPLTISQYQRYAEQVPADFRFVVKAPSLVTDALVRTEDGRGREPNPAFLDPALACTEFVEPALAGLGDKLGALVFQLSPLPMAWLDRMPLLLGKLRDLLHALPSLKPQASDGVIAVEVRDPEWLTPEFAAVLRGAGATYCLGLHPKLPPLAQQLPLLRALWPTPLVCRWNLNALHGPYGYEDAERRYAPYDRLHDLDPDTHAALAKVIAGITAAGQNAYVTISNHAEGCAPLTVQRLAEQVRALQKPAAETVPPISD, from the coding sequence ATGCAAGAAGACCTGTTTGGCACACCCGCCGTGCCCACGCCCCCCAACCGCCAGGCCACCGATGGGCAGCCTGGCAAAGCCGCCCCCCTCTCCGCACCACCGGCGACACCACGGAGCAAGGGGCTGGGCGTGCGCCCGGTCACCGTGGACGAAGCCTTGCACACACTGGCAGATGCCCTGCCCCAGCGGCTGCGCTTGGGCACCTCGTCATGGACCTACCCCGCCTGGGCCGGGCTCGTGTGGGATGCGGAGCACGCCGAAACGCAGCTGTCCAAACAAGGCCTGGCCGCCTATGCCGCTCACCCGCTGCTGCGCGCCGTGAGCCTGGACCGCAACTTTTACCGCCCCCTCACCATCAGCCAGTACCAGCGCTATGCCGAGCAGGTACCGGCAGACTTTCGCTTTGTCGTGAAGGCGCCCAGCCTGGTCACCGACGCACTGGTGCGCACCGAAGATGGCCGGGGGCGCGAGCCCAACCCGGCGTTTCTGGACCCCGCCCTGGCCTGCACCGAGTTTGTAGAACCTGCCTTGGCGGGGCTGGGCGACAAGCTAGGCGCGCTGGTGTTCCAGCTCAGCCCCCTGCCCATGGCATGGCTGGACCGCATGCCCCTGCTGCTGGGCAAGCTGCGGGATTTGCTGCACGCGCTGCCGTCGCTCAAGCCCCAGGCAAGCGACGGCGTCATTGCCGTGGAGGTGCGAGACCCAGAGTGGCTGACCCCTGAATTTGCCGCTGTGCTGCGCGGTGCGGGCGCCACCTATTGCCTGGGCCTGCACCCCAAGCTGCCGCCGCTGGCGCAGCAGTTGCCCTTGCTGCGCGCCCTGTGGCCCACGCCCCTGGTGTGCCGCTGGAACCTGAACGCATTGCACGGCCCCTACGGCTATGAAGACGCCGAGCGGCGATACGCACCTTACGACCGGTTGCACGACCTGGACCCGGACACCCACGCGGCGCTGGCCAAGGTGATTGCAGGCATCACGGCGGCGGGGCAAAACGCCTACGTCACCATCAGCAACCATGCCGAGGGGTGCGCGCCCTTGACCGTGCAGCGGCTGGCCGAGCAGGTGCGGGCGTTGCAAAAACCCGCCGCCGAGACCGTCCCACCAATCTCTGATTGA